The Octadecabacter arcticus 238 genomic sequence TCGTGCGCGAACTGGGCTGGGACCCGGTATGGTTCGGCGTGCTGGTCATGGTGAACCTCGCCATTGGCCTCATCACGCCGCCCGTCGGCATCAACCTCTACGTCGCGGCGAACATCACCCACTTGCCGCTGGAACGCATCGCCCGCGCGGCGCTGCCGTTCTTGGCTATCAGCGTCATCGGCCTCGCCATCGTGGCGGCGGTCCCCGCCCTGTCCCTCTTCCTGCCGGAGATGCTGAAATGAAAGACACCGTCACCTTGATCACCGGCGCCGCCCGCGGCATCGGCCTTGCTACAGCGACCCTGTTCCACGCCGAGGGCCGTCGCGTCGTCTTGCTCGACCGCGACGCAGAAGAACTCGCGACCGCCGCAGCCACCCTGCCCGGCGCTCTGTCCGTCACCTGTGACGTCTCGATCCCGAAGCAAGTGGCGCAGGCGTTGACCGAGGTCGAACAGAGCTGCGGCCGCCTCGATATTTTGGTGAACAACGCAGGCGTCGCCGACTTCGGACCGCTGGCCGAGACGGACTTCGCCCGCTGGCGGCGCGTCATGGACACGAACCTTGACGGCGTTTTCCTGATGTCCCAGGCCTGCCTGCCACTGTTGTCGGCCCGGGGCGGCGCCATCGTAAACATTGCATCGATCTCGGGCTTACGCGCCTCCACCCTGCGCATCGCTTACGGCACTTCTAAGGCTGCCGTCATCCATCTGACCAAACAGCAGGCGGCGGAACTGGGAGAGGTTGGCATCCGCGCCAACTGCGTCTGCCCCGGTCCGGTGAATACCAAACTCGCGCTGGCCGTCCACTCACCCGAGATTCGCGCCGCCTACCACGACGCTATCCCCCTGAACCGCTACGGTACGGAACGTGAAATCGCAGAAGTCATCTGCTTCCTAGCCAGCGAACGGGCAAGTTTCGTCACAGGTCAGGTCGTCGCGTCCGACGGCGGGTTCGACTCCACCGGCGTCGGCCTACCCGCCCTCCGGACTTGACGAACCCTTAGAGTCTGATTCAAAACTAACTGAACCTTCTCAATCCCTTGCGAGATACCGTGTGACGCGTCTGATGTGTGCGATGAGGATCCAAGCTTCAGCGCTGGCGATGGATTTCTCCCAATCTTTCGACAGGCGGCGACATCGGTTCAGCCAAGCGAAGGTGCGCTCGACGACCCACCGTCGCGGCAGCACTTCAAAGCCTTCTGCTGTGTCAGAGCGTTTACGATCTGGACGGTCCATTGGCCGAGGGCTTTCAACGCGTCTCGCAGTTTGGGCCCTGCATACCCGCCATCCGCAAATACATGTCGCAATGATGGATAGCGCGACGCGATCGCCTTCAGCACATCGGGTGCCCCATCCCTGTCCTGAATTCCGGCGCTGTGGACCACCAAGCCTATCAAAAACCCAACCGTATCGGTTATTATATGGCGCTTGCGCCCCTTGATCCGTTTGCCCGCATCATACCCCTAACCCCACCGCTTTCAGTGGTTTTTACGCTCTGGCTATCTATGATCCCGGCTGTTGGCTGGGCTTTGTGGTCCTCGGCCAGACGCGCAGCTTCGACCAGCTTACGGTTCATCTCATCAAGCAGGCCGTCATCGCGCCACGCGTAGAAATAGCTCCACACTGTTGAAACAGGTGGAAAGTCATTGGGCAACATACGCCATTGGCAACCGGTCGTTGCAATGTAGCAGAGGAATCGCATGAGATTTAGGTGTTAATTATTTCGGCGAGGAAATCATCATCCCATGATGCAATGTGGCGCTTTGATCGCAGGCTATGCTTCCCCTTTACGGAGCGCAGCATGTTGCTTGCAGCGTGTTTTATGGTCGTAAAATTGGCTGGAGCATTGCCTTTTCGGATACGGCATTCATCGTCGCGAAACACCATGTCCATGACCCAATGCAGCCCGTTTTCTATTCCCCAGTGGTCACGGATGGCTTTGGCGTGATGTTCAGCATCTGATGTCATTGATGAAATGTAATAGCGGGTTTCGGCGCGCGTTTTATCCTGCAGGATGGCGTGGTACTGGACCATAACGATGCTTTTCAAACTGGGCCAATTGTGGTTCGCCTTAAGCCAGTCAATATCCGTGCACACTGTGACCCTCCTTGTTTCGATACGGCCATGAGACTTCTCTACCGTTTCGTGGTAAGTGACTGTTGTGTCGTCATAATCTACGGCCGCCTGTTCCGTCATGAATAATTCTGTGTCCTTGCGTAGGCTGCCCTGATTACCCTTCAAAGCGAGGATGTAGTCTGCTTCTTTGGAGATGATCTTCGCGGCGATTTCGCGTTGGCATCCCATAGCGTCGATGGTGACAATAGCCCCCTTCAGGGTGAGCAGCTCCAACAGTTCTGGTATGGCCGTTATCTCGTTGGACTTGCCGTCCACCTGCCGTTGCGCCAGCGTCAGATTCCATTCCGAACTCCAGGCCGAGATCATGTGAATTGCGGCCTTGCCGCCAGCTTTATCCAGGCTGCGGCGAGAGGTTTTCCCATCAATCGCGACCACTCCAGTCACCGTCTTGTTAAGGGAGGCCACCCAGTCGATAAAACAGGCCTGAAACGCCTCGGCATCCAAGGCCGCAAAGATGTTTCCAAGTTGGTCATGGGACGGTGTCCCGTCTGCAAAAGGTAGAAAACGCTTCAAAAAGCCCAGTTTCTTGGCGTTGTTGCAGGGAGGCATCTGTAGTCGCAAGTGCCCTTTCCCATGATTTAGGTCATGCAACAGCCTCGTACTTGGCACGGCCGAGCCCGTTCATTTTGTTGAGAATGTTAGTCCCAATCCTGACTTCAGTTTTTTGGTTTGGAAAGTTCCGAGATTTCAGTTTGGGGCCGATGACCATCTTCCAGCGGCCTATTTGTGCTTCGCCGCGGCTCCGGTGATTGTAGCCGCTGCTAACTTGCCATGCCAGGCGCCCCTTGTCTCGAATCTCCGCGATGTGTTTATCTCGGGGCGTTGGATTACGGGCAGCATCGAGGCTGAGAACGGCCGTGATCGGAGGCGGAATTACAATCTCTATCGCTTCACCAAAACGGTCCACAAGCAGATCGCTGGTAGGATCGCCATCATAGGCGCCATCCGCCAAAAAGCGGCTAACAGGAGCGTCAATTTGATCGAGAAGTTCGGGCAAAGCAGTTGGGTCGCCCACGTCGTCTTTTGTCAAATCGGAACAAACGATATCTCCAGTTGTGATATCCAGTCCAAGATGAAGCTTGCGCCACGACTTACGTTTGGCCTTTGTTTTATGCTTGTTCTGCAACCATTCGCCTTCACCAAATATCTTCAGACCCGTACTATCTACAACTAATTCGATTGGGCCGGCCCTTTGGGCTTTAGATTTTTCTGGCATGCTGAGCCCCGCACCTCTCCGCGAGAGGGTCGAGAAATTCGGAACGGGAACATCCAGCCCCATAAGCCGCGCCAAACTGCCGACCAATCCTTGCGTCTGCCGCAAAGGTTGTTTGAAAACCATACCCAGCGTCAGGCATACTGATATGGCCATATCAGAGTATGTCGGTTGGCCGCCTGGCGTCTGCCGTTTGGCGGCAAGCCACTTATCTACAACCTCAGGGCTCAACCAAATTGTCACATCACCGCGCTGACGCAGGCCTTCATTGTACACTCGCCAGTTGGTGACCTTCTGTCGCTTCTTTTCAAACTTATGGCGGCGGGAAGAGTTGAATTTGTGCGGCATCATAAATATCCAAGTCGTTAGCAAGCTGGGTGTCTAGCAGAGCCGCTGGGGTCCCTGCAACAACGCCGGTCAAACCCCTGCAATCGCGTGTTGCTGGCCTGGGCCCCGTCGATCCCGACTTCAATATGAAGACTTTCACCGATGAAATGTGGGGGGATGCCTGATGTTTCTGGACGCATCCGTTATCGTCGCCATTCTGGCCGACGAGCCAGACGCGCGCGCGCACCTCAAGCATATTGACGGCTTGCAGACGCAGATTTTTTGCTCACCGTTGGCACGGTTAGAGGCGTCCCTTGCCATCGCCCGCCGCATTGCGGGCGATAAGGGACGGGACGCCGCTATGCACGAAGAAGCGGAGCGGATCGTCACAGACTTTCTCGACGTGCTGGGGGCTCGCGATATTCACATATCGGGCAGCATCGGGCGCTTGGCCCAAGAGGCCGCGCGGACCTATGGCAAGACGGTAGGCCATCCGGCCCAACTGAATTTTGGCGACTGTTTCGCTTATGCCTGCGCCAAAGCCTATCGCGTAGGTCTTCTCTACAAAGGCAACGATTTTTCTGAAACGGATCTGGCATGACACTCCCCTCCCCCGTCTGCGCAGTCTGGAAGTCGGCCGAGTTGCTGATTGCGTTCCACAAGAACAAGAAACGCGAAAAACGGGCCGAGCCGTTTCTGTGGCGACCCAAGGAGGCGTTCGCACGGCTTTTAGCAGAGCCAGAAGATCAAGAGGCGTTCGTTGTGTTGAAGGGCGCGGACGATGTTGAGGACGTTCAAATCAAATTGCACCCAGACAAAGTGGTGATCCGCCGCGACCAGCTTTGGGATGGTCAGGGATCATCATTGACGAACACACCGTCAGGGTGATGGTCGATAACGTCTGGGTCCGTATTGACCACAACGGCAGTGTCGTGGTCGAGCGGGACGCCGAGACAACATATCTTGAGGGCGATGGTTCTATCATCAAGATCA encodes the following:
- a CDS encoding SDR family NAD(P)-dependent oxidoreductase; translation: MKDTVTLITGAARGIGLATATLFHAEGRRVVLLDRDAEELATAAATLPGALSVTCDVSIPKQVAQALTEVEQSCGRLDILVNNAGVADFGPLAETDFARWRRVMDTNLDGVFLMSQACLPLLSARGGAIVNIASISGLRASTLRIAYGTSKAAVIHLTKQQAAELGEVGIRANCVCPGPVNTKLALAVHSPEIRAAYHDAIPLNRYGTEREIAEVICFLASERASFVTGQVVASDGGFDSTGVGLPALRT
- a CDS encoding IS5 family transposase yields the protein MMPHKFNSSRRHKFEKKRQKVTNWRVYNEGLRQRGDVTIWLSPEVVDKWLAAKRQTPGGQPTYSDMAISVCLTLGMVFKQPLRQTQGLVGSLARLMGLDVPVPNFSTLSRRGAGLSMPEKSKAQRAGPIELVVDSTGLKIFGEGEWLQNKHKTKAKRKSWRKLHLGLDITTGDIVCSDLTKDDVGDPTALPELLDQIDAPVSRFLADGAYDGDPTSDLLVDRFGEAIEIVIPPPITAVLSLDAARNPTPRDKHIAEIRDKGRLAWQVSSGYNHRSRGEAQIGRWKMVIGPKLKSRNFPNQKTEVRIGTNILNKMNGLGRAKYEAVA
- a CDS encoding type II toxin-antitoxin system VapC family toxin, which codes for MFLDASVIVAILADEPDARAHLKHIDGLQTQIFCSPLARLEASLAIARRIAGDKGRDAAMHEEAERIVTDFLDVLGARDIHISGSIGRLAQEAARTYGKTVGHPAQLNFGDCFAYACAKAYRVGLLYKGNDFSETDLA